From the Budorcas taxicolor isolate Tak-1 chromosome 1, Takin1.1, whole genome shotgun sequence genome, one window contains:
- the LOC128047318 gene encoding cathelicidin-2-like encodes METQGASLLLGRLSLWLLLLGLVVPSASAQALGYREAVLRAVGQLNERSSEANLYRLLELDPAPNDEVDPGTRKPVSFTVKETVCPRTTQQPPEECDFKENGRVKQCVGTVSLDPSNDQFDINCNELQSVRFRRPFRRPRIRTFPPPFYPPFRRFLGRR; translated from the exons ATGGAGACCCAGGGAGCCAGCCTCTTGCTGGGGCGCTTGTCATTGTGGCTCCTGCTGCTGGGACTAGTGGTGCCCTCGGCCAGCGCCCAGGCCCTCGGCTACAGGGAGGCCGTGCTTCGTGCCGTGGGTCAGCTCAACGAGCGGTCCTCAGAAGCTAATCTCTACCGCCTCCTGGAGCTAGACCCTGCACCCAATGAT GAGGTCGACCCAGGCACCAGAAAGCCCGTGAGCTTCACGGTGAAAGAGACCGTGTGCCCCAGGACCACCCAGCAGCCCCCGGAGGAGTGTGACTTCAAGGAGAATGGG CGGGTGAAACAGTGTGTGGGGACAGTCTCCTTGGATCCGTCCAATGACCAGTTTGACATAAACTGTAATGAG CTTCAGAGTGTCAGATTTCGTCGACCATTCCGACGTCCACGAATCCGAACATTTCCCCCACCGTTCTATCCACCCTTTAGAAGATTTCTTGGTAGACGGTGA